The Hevea brasiliensis isolate MT/VB/25A 57/8 chromosome 9, ASM3005281v1, whole genome shotgun sequence nucleotide sequence AATATTTATCTATTTTGATGCATGTAAAAGAGGTTGGATGAATGGGTGTAGGCCTATCATTGGACTAGATGGGAGTTTTTTAAAAGGGTTATATAGAGGATAGGTCTTATGTGCAGTAGGAAAAGATGGCAACAATCATATGTTTCCTATTGCATGGGCTGTATATTTATCTGAAGATAAATACAATTGGACGTGGTTTCTACAATGGCTTATGCTTTAGCTTGAATTGGGAGATGCTTTAGCTTGAACATGCCAACGGTAAATTGCCTTTcatcttctctcttttttttcaaAGTTATTTTGTCATGGAAATTAAACAATTATGTATAATTTTTATATGTTATGATGATCAAGGTCTAATTCTAGCCATACAAGAATTATTGCCACAAGCTGAGCACAAATACTATGCTAGGAATGTCTATGCAAACTGGCGTAAGAGATAGAGGGGTGGAGAtcaaaaaagaaatttttttctTATGCATGGACTTATTATGAAGAGGAGTTTATAGACAACTTAGAGAGACTTGTTGCACATGGGAAGCAATGTGTTGAAGACTTGCTTCATTACCCACCTCAAAATTAGGTAAGGGCATATTGTAGTAGCAAGTGTAGGTTAAACATGGTAGATAATAATGTGTCAGAATTAGAGGCAAGGGACAAGCCAATCAACTCCTGAATTAAAAAGGCAAGGGACAAGCCAATCATTTCAATGCTTTAGCAAATTAGAATACAAGTTATGAATAGCATTGTTGAGAATAGGAAATGTGTGGATAAATGGATCAATGAATGGAGCCTAAATTGTATAAGGAAGTTTGAAGATAACATGGAAATTACAAGTTAGTGCACAGTTTACTTTAACAGAGATGATGGGTCAAAATAACACACAAGGGAGACAAACACACAGTTTTCTTGGGTAGTAGGGTGTGCACATGCAGGGCATGGGACTTAAATGGTACTTCGTGCCCTCATGCAATTTGTGCCATGATCACTAGTACCACAGAGAAACTTACTTAAAGAGCTACCAATTTGCAATTCAGCTTGTGAGGGGAAAGTGATTTTAGAGGGTTGAAGAATACCAAAGTGTTGATCCACCAAAATTACAAAAGGCAGCTTGGAAGACCCAAGAAAAATAGAAATAAGAGCAAAGATGAACCAAAGAAGATGAGAAAGCAAGGCAAGTTATCTAAGCAAGGCAGCAAGAACTGTTGTAATATTTGCAATCAAAGTGGACATAAGAAAACAacctacccaaaaaaaaaaaatcatcaaatcaAACAAATATTAAACCAATAGAATCATCAGCTGCAAATGTGACTCAGGTGCAACAACCACCGTCAGGTCATCCAAGAAACAAATTACCACTAATAAGGAAGAACACCAATCAACCTTCTGAAGGATCACAACCAATGTAGgaaaaaaatttggtaaaatcaaatcatcaattaaaattcaatttgatttaaactCTTTTTCAAATTCTGTTTAATGAATTACTATTATTGGATAGGGTTATTTTGTTGGCTCCAATGTAGAGCAAGAAATTCCTCTTGGCACTAGTTCTCATCCATTGACAATAGAAAATTTGGTATAATTACTCTATGTAAATGACTGTGATTTTGTtgaatgaaaattgatttatttctcattatttgtatattatagggAATAGCTTATGGAAATTTGGGTGGTAGTTCAAAAAGGCCATCATCATCAGGTTCTTAATCATTACCAATGAGAACTATTTCAACAAATTCTCAACCACAACCAGAAAGAAATGAGGGAATAAAATGATCTTTATTAAGTTAATTTTACCTAAAATCTAATGTTAATGTGATTAATCTTGTTAATTTTacctaaaatataatattaatataattaatcttGGTAATTTTACAGACACTAAAAGGGGCATCATAAGGTTCTAAGACAATGTATACTCAACCACTTCCAAAAAGAAATGTATTACACAAGGCTTTCATTATTCAATTATCATCACAATTAACACTCTTTGAAATTTGGTAATAATGTTGTATTATGTAACAGAGAGGAAATAAGGCATGTGCTAAAAGACTTGGACGCAAATGCTATAGGAAGCCAAGAGGTCTTGACTCTAGAATGGGATTATATTTTGATAAATCAACAGGCCAATTGTCTTACAAGGTGTCAaaattttatttacattttatctaCATGTTTGCATGTTAAAGAATCCAAAATTTaatcttatattttattaaaatcataTGCAGCAATCTTTAAAAACAAGCTTCAAGGTCATTAATGAAGGAGTTGAAACTAGTCAACATATTAGTGTGCAGTATATTTCAATTAAGAAAGAGGCTACAAGAATAAGCAAAATTGGGATATTTAATGAGTCATCAGTTGGGACACCTCCAGTAGATTTTGGTTTCCAACCTCCAAGGTTGAAATGGGCAAGAAAACAATGTGTCACTCAAAGGCAGCTTAATGAGCAAAGGGAGAAAAAGATTGAGAAGTCTGTTAAGAGGGCCAAAAGGAGTGTTGTTTAATATTGTGGGCTATATATTCTTGTTTTTTGCTATAATGACTAATTTTGTGTAGACCATTTCTAAATTAACCAAGTTGATATTTTCGTATAATTTTGGCTGTTCATATTATAAGTGTTTTAAAGTGTTGGTATTATGTGTATATCCATTGTGATGGATTTAAGTTCCAATATAGAACAGTTATGCTTGTATTTGCTATTAAGGTCTTTGAACAGAATGCTAGTATTGTGACTAAGCCAACTCTTTTACTTATAGAATTTGCTTTTTCAATTTTGGTAATTAGAGTTTAATATTTTGATTGAGAATATGTTTCTGGGATTTCTTTATTTATGATTGCAGTGTTTGATGCTTTTCCTTGTTTTTCATTTCATCAGTTGAAATTTTGTTCTGCAATAGGAAATTGGGGGAAGGGTTGCTTTtataaaattgagaaattatggtTACAAAAATTATTCTATTCTGTAGTAGGAAATTGGAGGAAGGGCTAGTTCTGTGAAATTGAGACTTGAATGTAACAAAAATTACTTATAGAACTGGAGTTAGTTATTGATGCTTTATGTAAGCAAAATAATTTATGCTTTATGTTTACTACTTTGTTGATATTTTTATATTGATGAGATACTTTTCCAGTGTTCTTCTGTCTAATTCGATGAGgaaaaatgtaaaattttttactaaaaagGATGAGATTTCAACCGAGAATCTCGTTTGGAAACCTCTTTTAACAAATTTGTCAAAACCATTTTACTATCTTAATGAGGTGAACatagttttaaaatttatctTATCAAGAATAAAATGGAAAGATTTATATCTTCAATCAGTTTACAACAATTCTTTTGTGCATGGATGATATTTACCATTGATAACCAACTttctaaaaatgttatttcacctACTACACACATATTCTTTTGTAGAATGCACAAAATGCATCTTAATTCTGCGTATAATTTCATTAACCAAAAATTGATAGGTAATTCTTTGTAAATGATCTATTGTGCAAATGTCAATTTCATTTGTTTAACTCACTCATTATCAGAATACAGCCATCAAAATTTGGCACCACAATtaatcattttttaaaaaataaaattcactaaaaattccatttccattcattaataaTTTTCATTGCATCATTCTGCAGAGAGAGTGATACATTTTCAGCTATCTCAAAATAACACTTGATACTTGCATATACACCGATACTGTCAAACAAAACAACCTATACTACCCTTCATTTACATAAATCACAAAACACAACAAAATAAACCTATTCCAACCTACACAACACAACAAATTCCCATAAACAGTAACCATGACAAAATCTACAATAGTGTGTAGAATTTTTCATTACTGTTCTTCTTTGTACTCTCTATCAGATTATCATTGTTCTTCAATTCTTTCAATAGCTTTAGCTCTTCCCTCAATGCCTCAATTTCATCCATAACTATACCACCCCTATGCATATTTCTTATCTCCCCAATCTCATTTTCTAACTTTTTCTTCTCAATCTACGAATCATTAATTAGCTCAGAAGCCCAAGCAGGTGCCTCAAGATTAACCAATGGAAATAGCCACACCCTCTAAAATCCCCATTTTGTGGAAGAAAAACCAAATTGATTAGATTAGACGCTAAATCACACTCAACAAATAAataccaaaataattaatttcattcaatatTATCACTTATTTGAAATTCACACATCCATAAAAACATTTTTTAAGATTTGTATCCTTCCATGTCGTCCATACTTTGGCAGGTACACGAAATAGCAATTCACGAATTGCTCAACATTGTCGACCTCAACTCCTCTGCATAAACTCATTCTTCTAGAAGTAAAGGATCATGCTGATGATGAAAAAGAATCCATTTCTCCTTTTAGTCAGCTCACAAATACTCATGAATGGATGACCCAATTTTCTCTGATAAATTTTTACGGTTTGTTCATGGAAATGAAATAGAAGAGGATGACAATAAACAGTTAAGAGAGCAATTGGAGTCGTCGGTCACATGATCAGGCAAGGTGACCCGAATTTGCCTCATTTATTTTTGTTAGTTTCTGATGTCTTATCTAAAATGATGGAGTAGGCTCTTCAAAATCAACAGCTCAGGGGTTATCAAATTAGTAGAGATTGTCTAATTCTTACCTACTTGCTATTCGTAGATGATACTATCCTTTACGGTCAAGCTTCAGTGCAAGAAGCTAACCAATTGAAGCATATTCTAGAGGAGTATAGTGTAGCATCTAGCCAGCGCATAAATCAAAGACAGTCTGATTTAACCTTTAGTCGAAACACCCCATTACTAGTCTAAGAACAAATAGTTGAAGTGCTCAACATTCCAAACTCCTGATTAGTCTCAAACTACCTTGGTCTCCCTATCTCTTGGGGTCAATCCAAAACCCAGGCACTTGCTTTTCTAAAGGAGACCAATTAAAAGCTTCAAGGGTGGAAGAGTAGATTTTTTCGTCTCATGCGGGGAAAGAGATTATGCTTAAAGTGGTAATCCAAGCCATTCCACCTCATGTAATGTCTGTTTTTAAGCTTCCTTTGTCTATCATTATTGATTTCCATCAGTTATCGCCTAAATTTTGGTGGAGGAACTCTTTCGATAAAGCAAACATTCACTGTTTAAATTGGCAGAAGCTATCTTGGAGTAAGAGAGATGGGGGCATGGGTTTTAAGGATTTATCCTCATTTAATCTTTCTTTGTTAGGGAAGCAGGCTTAGAGATTGCTTCTAATTCCCCATTCTCTTTGGGCAAAAATAATGAAGGGTATTTATTATCCCAATTTAGATTTTCTTACTGCTATGAAAGGAGGTCGCCCTTCATGGGGATGGAGGAGTTTATTAGAGGGGCTTGAAATAATTAGATATAGGATAAGATGGAATATAACTGGTCCTTTTTTTCCAAGTATTTGGGAGGAACCTTGGGTTCCAACTCTTCCTGGATTCACAACTATAAGTCCAAGACAAGCAGACTGTCCAGCTCTATACATAGCAGATTTAGTCATTCCAGGCTCAAACCAATGGGACCTGCCGATGTTATATGCTACTTTCAGAGGAATGTTGAGAAATCATTAAAATTCCTGTTGGTTCACATCTGAAGGAAGCTATTAGAGTGTGGCACTTTTCGAGATCGGGTAGTCCTACTGTTAAAGCTATTTATCATAGGCTGAAACAATTGTAAGCTATTCTGCAACAAGCAGCACTCTTATATTCATCCAGATCAGTGCCCATAAATTTCTGGAAGAAAATATGGAAATTAGAGGTTCCTCCTAAGTTGCATATGTTTATATGGTGGGCTAGTAAAAATATTCTGGCTACAAAGGAAAATTTATTTAACAGAAAATGTGTGTCTTCCCCTGACTGCCCTCTCTGCCCTCAAGAAACAAAGACTTTGGAACACCTGTTATTTTTTTGTAGTCATGCTAAGGCTTCTTAGTTTGGCTCAAATCTTGGTTTTTGTCCGCGGACCAAAGGTTTGGAATCTTTTATTGATTGGCGGATTTTGCTATCTAATAGCTTCCAATCTCTTGATAATATGGAGCTTACGTTAGCTTGCTTCATGTGCTGGCATATCTAAAAAGCTTGGAACAATGCATTTTATAATTCGGCAGAGTTGGATCCTAGACTCACTTTTTCTAGAGCTCAGAATGATTTTGAAGAACTAACTTCAATTACTATTTCATAATCTTATTCTCCAGTCATGCCTCCTAACTCTTTTGTTAAATGGTCTCTGTCACCTGCTAGTTTGTTTAAACTAATCGTAGATGCTTCTTTTGATGAATGCTCTTCCAGTGCTGCTTATGGTTTTTTGTTGAGAAATGCTTTGAGTTTTCTTCTTGATGGTGGAGCCGCTATTTTTTCATGTTCATTATCTCGTGGTAGAAGGTCTGGGTCTGAGGGCAGTAATTAAATTTGTGATTGATAGAAATCTTGTCCAGTGTTCTATAAAGACTGATAATGCCCCCAAAACTATAAATTCTAGTGCAGACTGGATGGTGTCAAATGCTCGAAAAGGCTAGCTATTACCTAGCTGGATTTCAAATCCTCCAAGTAATTTAAATGCTCTATTGCAAGAGGATATGTTGTAATTTTCCTTTAATGAATGAATTCATTTCTGATAAAAAAAATAGCTTGCATTTATGATGCCAAATTAGACACAATGGGGCAAGACTAGAAAACGCTAAATGGACTAGCATTTTCAATAACTTGTTGAAAAATACTAGTTTTAAATGGTATTTTCTAATATTTTACTCTACTTTTGTAAATAATTTGTTCACATTAGATtggttattttttatattaatatgataattaacccctttttttttttatttctcatcCTAAAACGATATTTGTTTATCAACCACGGTCCATGCACAGCCCAACAATCATGATTTGTAGCAAAGATAAATGcataaagagaaaaggaaagtaaAACTTAAAAAGTTTCCCAATGAAAGTCCTCCTTCAACGCCATCGCTTTATCTTGTACCATAACTAATGCGCCACAGTGATGGACGGAAAATATCATACCTTAAAGGTAACATTTAAATTTGAATATTGTTTAGTATGTTTTActcatataatttaaatttttaaaatttatttttattacttaaaaaattaaaaaatataaattttttatttttaatttttttagaaaacttttcatttaattgaattaataaaaatagttttaaaatttaaaatataagtttattaaatttttttatcgtgttgaatcaataaaaatatattttttaaatttttactaaaagattttttttttgagaTGAGAGTTTTAAGTAAAAACATATACATCCAATAtactttcaattaaaaattatttttttatatatggtTAAATACATCTTTTTGCGGGGAATTGACCGTACAGggtcaatttaaaaaataatataccgAAACGGGGTAGAATTTGAAAAAATTACGGGAAAGGGGTGAGAAGGCCAAAAAACGTTGATAAAAATAGCGTCCTAACACGTAGACGCTATTTAAAATAGCGTCCAAAGAaaaacgctattttgaatagcgtcctcACGTAaaaacgctattcaaaatagcgtttcTACGTgaggacgctattcaaaatagcgtccccaCGACAGCGCCCGATCCACAGCGCCCGAAGCAGCCGAAGCAGACGTgaggacgctattcaaaatagcgtccccaCGACGCGCCAACCCACGCCCGGCGAAGCAAAGCCGGCGTAAATCGAAGGTACCCGAAGGATGAAAAACGCTAATATGATTAGCGTCAGAGACTCTCTGCCCAAAGAATAAAAAGCATGAAAAACGCTAATCATATTAGCGTCCCGAGACTGATtttgtaaaatatattaaatttataatattttgatcgatatttaattataattatttattatattttataaaatatatagattGATTTTGTTTAaagtttattttatattttagtagtagtaatatttatttaatattatatatttatgaaattaatttaatttatatattctaAATAGAATATAATTGTAcggtttaaaaaatatttatattcaaaaaattaattttatatttttgtaaaaaaaaaattattaatcataaaaatatttcttaatttatagattaaaaaatataaatgtataatatttgaatatatttgattgataaatttaaaattatgttagttataaaaattaaaagttattaaagtataactaatattaatttttattcttattataattatggataatattttttcttcatagcaattaataaatgtaattacttaattagttttaattactttattattttcaaattaattaaaaatatatatataaaatgtttACTAACATGTCATTCGAGCAATTGACTTAAAGCAAGATATAAATTAAGACAAGTATTCATAAttattatacaaataaaaataaatatttaaattagtcATGTGCCACAACCAGGTCTTCGAATATGTCATCTCGGTCGAAGAACTCGATGTTGTCCCCCTTCTTGCTGCTCTTCTGGATCACCTTGTGCATCTTGGGGTTGGCCAGGTTGCCCTTGTTGTTGTCCTGATGATTCCCATAATGCATAGCACCTTGTTCATGGTGTCAAAATAGACTGCACTGGATGGAATATGGCCTAAGGCACGGATCGATATAGTGCATAGTATTGATCTGAACCATATCCGCCAAATTGACTCGAAGCATATTGTGATGGCCCAATGCTAGATGGTCTGCCAAATGGAGCAAATAAGCTACTCATTGGTGTATGTGGTCACGACTCAGTGAAGTCAAATGTGCTTCTGCTTTGCACATGAGAATGATATGTCATCCATGGTGTTGATGGGCCAGGTATTGATGGGGTAGGCATCCAACCAGTATAATGTGGGGGGATAGTTTCTGAATATGGTTGGAATACTGTGGATGGACTAGGATGAGACGGTGCAGGAGCTAAGGGAATAGGACCAGGCGCTGATGCCATGCAGAAAGGGTGAAATGCGACAGGTGGGGGCATAACATCATCAGGTGGAGAGGATTGACGCATTTGATGTTGACGACGTCGAGGAGGACGTGATTGACGTCGTGCTGGTCTACGTGAGGGGCCAGGTTGGTTGATGGGTTGGTCCTCTTCCAATTCATCATTAAAAGTTGCTGCTTGAGGTGCAGACTGAGGAGGTGGCATTTGGCAAAGCCTACTTTCTTGTTCCAGAGCAATCATCATTTTTCTTAATGTACGCTTAACTTCTGCCACGTTTTGTgttgatggattttgtaatttTATCAAACAATCCTCAATTGCGTCCTcctgtaaaaataaaaaatatatacataaCGTTACATTTTAtgttaaaaaatacaaaattattattataagtatttaataatgaaaaaaatacaTGTTGTTAATCATTACCACACAACCAATAGCAGCTCCACTTATTGAGATCCAACGTCTACCAGCTCGACGGTACCACTCCATATATTCAGAATGATGGTGGAGTGGTTGTCCCATTTGTTGCCCTTGAACAATATATTGTTCTCGCCTATTCCAACGATGAATATATGTTGCATGGTGGTGTGCCCAATTACTCTCACTGAGTCGGAGAGTAATATCGTGCAACTCATCTGTTTGCATCGGTGGTGCTGGAATAGGCTGGGCCAAACCAAACTGCCTCATGACTCTGTCAGGTTGGTGCCATTCAATAATATGAAAGCAAATTAATGGCACCACTGTCTTCCAACTGGGACGACCTTGGATACACATGTCTGGCAGCTCATCCAATAATTCCTCACTATATGGTTCCCAAGTGATCTGCAAGTGAATATTAGCAAAACATGAAGTGATTATAAAGGTACGGAAAAATATAACATATTATTTTAAGTCATATTATTACATCTTCAGGTCGCATCCGGTCAAGGTTGTACCGAATTTGTGGCAGTACATGAGTTGTTACTTCAGTGATTTGTCGAGCTCTACTCCACCTGTTAGttgataagaaaattaaaaatataatacaataaaaggcaatttattcattgcttaatggataaaaatataaatttaatgacATACCTAGCACCTAGAGGTGCATCATGAGGAGCTGATGGATCCCTTATTGATGGAGAGATTATTTTAAATCTCTCCCAAGCCCAGATCTGCAAAATGAATAGTGGTCCTGAAATCTCCTTTGTTTCAGTAACAGCAACACGGCATAGCTCACGATAAAGGAAGGCTaagcaagctccaccccaactgtATGTCGCAGCTTCCCTCAAGTCTTCTAGAAGGGGTAGAAACATCAAGTTGACACGTGAGTTTGTCTTGTCGGGAAATATCGAACTAATGAGTCGTAATATGAATGCTCTTGCATGCCATAATACGGTTAAATCATCAGCTTGATGTGGAATATCTCCAAACTCATCAACTAGCCACGATAATTTGAGTGTATGTCCTCGGATCATTTCTGGGGGTGGTCTAGCTCCCAATAATGTCTCACAAACTTCTGGCTAGTCGGCCCGTGACATTCCAGTTACAGCAGACCCATGTACTGGCAAACCGGAAATAATGCTGACATCCTGAAGAGTGATTGTGCACTCACCAATTAACATCATAAACGTATGGGTTTCCGGTCGCCATCGCTCAACAAAGGCACTGATCAAAGCAATCAAGAGAAAAAAACCCTAGTCTAGCAATACTAATAAATCCAGAATCACGAAGATGAGGAACAATTCGGTCATCAATGTCAGTATGTAATATTAGCCCCTGCCTCCTGCATGTAACCACTTCATGCTCAACTGTACCATTCCAAATCCCTTCAGAACGGTGTTGTGGCTGGAGTCGAAGAAGCTCTTTATCAATTGGACCAGGCACAATGtaatctcttctttcttgttgTGTAGTCATACCTATTTAGTATTACAAAATATACATTTTCAATGGATCTTTTGATA carries:
- the LOC110637478 gene encoding serine/threonine-protein phosphatase 7 long form homolog; this translates as MIRGHTLKLSWLVDEFGDIPHQADDLTVLWHARAFILRLISSIFPDKTNSRVNLMFLPLLEDLREAATYSWGGACLAFLYRELCRVAVTETKEISGPLFILQIWAWERFKIISPSIRDPSAPHDAPLGARWSRARQITEVTTHVLPQIRYNLDRMRPEDITWEPYSEELLDELPDMCIQGRPSWKTVVPLICFHIIEWHQPDRVMRQFGLAQPIPAPPMQTDELHDITLRLSESNWAHHHATYIHRWNRREQYIVQGQQMGQPLHHHSEYMEWYRRAGRRWISISGAAIGCVEDAIEDCLIKLQNPSTQNVAEVKRTLRKMMIALEQESRLCQMPPPQSAPQAATFNDELEEDQPINQPGPSRRPARRQSRPPRRRQHQMRQSSPPDDVMPPPVAFHPFCMASAPGPIPLAPAPSHPSPSTVFQPYSETIPPHYTGWMPTPSIPGPSTPWMTYHSHVQSRSTFDFTES